A genomic window from Leptolyngbya sp. BL0902 includes:
- a CDS encoding methyl-accepting chemotaxis protein, with translation MEGRRGWKLRHWIILGYSVPIVALVISAGVTVINVRNLRELDGILDRTWQNQNKIMSLSIDLHDMSREIRAYLIDGETASRDALTRARSSALSTVEDLDQSLAIPEVIEVFAEVKTNLDKFVEINDTLASMISSGRREEAVEMWKVDDARTISNGLKQALTDIVALQNQVVEENQSIQSDALDRLQFTLMVAVISSLALSIMIGTWIITKTARMMNEAAGDIASSASEIAASVEQQERTSSQQAASVSETTTTMDELGASSRQSSEQAEAAASGAQQALKLAEGGTRAVERSLDGMTTLREKVEAIADQILRLSEQTSQIGGISGLVSDLANQTNMLALNAAVEAVRAGEHGKGFAVVSGEIRKLADQSKKSAEKINALVADIQTAINSTVMVTDEGTKTVEEGVKIAEETSDAFAGVADAVNNVVLNSQQISLNVKQQAVAIQQVVSAMNSLNTGAQENANGVSQIKIGTHQLNESALLLKNAI, from the coding sequence ATGGAAGGCCGCAGAGGGTGGAAACTACGTCATTGGATCATCTTGGGCTACTCAGTGCCAATTGTGGCTCTGGTGATTTCTGCTGGGGTTACTGTAATCAATGTACGCAACTTAAGGGAGTTAGACGGCATCCTAGACCGAACGTGGCAAAACCAAAACAAGATTATGAGCCTGTCCATTGATCTCCATGATATGTCACGAGAGATTCGGGCTTACTTAATCGATGGAGAAACAGCCTCTAGGGATGCGTTGACGAGGGCAAGAAGCTCTGCTCTTTCTACGGTAGAGGATCTAGATCAGTCCCTAGCGATTCCAGAGGTGATTGAGGTATTTGCAGAGGTTAAAACGAATCTAGACAAGTTTGTCGAAATTAATGACACCCTCGCCAGCATGATTAGTTCGGGGCGAAGGGAAGAAGCCGTTGAGATGTGGAAAGTAGATGATGCACGAACCATTTCTAACGGCTTAAAACAAGCACTGACCGATATTGTAGCCTTGCAAAATCAGGTCGTGGAGGAAAATCAATCGATTCAGTCTGATGCGCTAGACCGCTTACAGTTTACCTTGATGGTGGCGGTGATTTCGTCCTTAGCCCTATCCATCATGATTGGCACCTGGATCATTACCAAAACCGCCCGAATGATGAACGAAGCGGCGGGAGACATTGCCAGTTCTGCCAGCGAAATCGCCGCCAGCGTGGAACAGCAGGAACGCACCAGCAGCCAGCAAGCCGCCAGCGTCAGCGAAACCACCACGACGATGGATGAACTGGGAGCCTCCTCGCGGCAGTCCTCGGAACAGGCTGAAGCAGCGGCATCGGGGGCACAACAGGCGCTTAAACTGGCGGAGGGCGGCACCCGTGCGGTGGAACGCAGCCTGGATGGCATGACCACCCTGCGGGAAAAAGTGGAAGCCATTGCCGACCAAATTCTGCGATTGAGTGAACAAACCAGCCAAATTGGGGGTATTTCTGGCCTGGTGAGTGATTTGGCCAACCAAACCAATATGTTGGCCCTCAACGCAGCCGTAGAAGCCGTCCGAGCTGGGGAACACGGCAAGGGCTTTGCGGTGGTGTCGGGGGAAATTCGCAAACTGGCTGATCAAAGCAAGAAATCCGCCGAGAAAATTAATGCCCTGGTGGCCGATATTCAAACCGCCATTAATTCCACAGTAATGGTCACAGATGAGGGCACCAAAACCGTAGAAGAAGGGGTGAAAATTGCCGAAGAAACCTCCGATGCCTTCGCCGGAGTGGCCGATGCTGTTAACAATGTGGTGCTGAATAGTCAACAAATTTCCCTCAATGTGAAACAGCAGGCGGTGGCCATTCAACAGGTGGTTAGCGCCATGAATAGCCTGAATACAGGTGCCCAAGAAAACGCCAATGGGGTCAGCCAAATTAAGATTGGAACCCATCAACTGAATGAAAGCGCCCTGCTGTTGAAAAACGCGATCTAG
- a CDS encoding chemotaxis protein CheW: MNHESYLLFTLDGLHYGLAAGVVQEIFFLPGLTSVPESGPEVAGVLNLRGQLLPVLNLRVCLGKPRRPNTLNQAVILVKYDDYRLGLVVDDIQNVEEIDTANISSGLDTPYIGKAERSMTTGLAKLGSQIIILLNPETLVHGYAAIHEEVNPAEVNSLDNTFMAQFSPEAQMVLQDRAAGLAQVAEDENFSGLSALAVVSLEGEQFALGLESVHEFTEVPQITPIPCCPSHIVGNMNLRGEILTLVDIRRFLNLAPSAERKPDKAVVMRLGSLVAGVVVDEVYDVVYVQPTEIASIPAAIHSSDNEYLKGIARYQDSMMSLLDLPKLLTQGELVVNQSG; the protein is encoded by the coding sequence ATGAACCACGAATCCTATCTTTTATTCACCCTTGATGGTCTGCACTATGGCCTAGCAGCGGGGGTAGTGCAGGAAATTTTCTTTCTTCCAGGGCTGACCTCGGTACCGGAGTCGGGGCCGGAGGTGGCGGGGGTGTTGAACCTGCGGGGGCAACTGCTGCCCGTGCTCAATCTGCGGGTGTGCCTAGGCAAGCCGCGACGGCCCAATACCCTGAATCAGGCGGTCATTTTGGTCAAATACGATGACTATCGCCTGGGGTTGGTCGTCGATGACATTCAAAACGTGGAAGAAATCGACACGGCTAACATTTCCAGCGGCCTGGATACGCCCTACATCGGCAAAGCCGAGCGGTCGATGACCACGGGGTTAGCGAAGCTTGGTAGCCAGATCATCATTCTGCTGAATCCAGAAACCCTGGTACACGGCTACGCAGCAATCCATGAGGAGGTGAACCCCGCTGAGGTCAACAGCCTAGATAACACCTTTATGGCGCAGTTTAGCCCAGAGGCCCAGATGGTGTTGCAGGATCGGGCGGCGGGGCTAGCCCAGGTGGCGGAGGATGAGAATTTCTCTGGGCTTTCGGCCCTAGCGGTGGTGAGTTTGGAGGGGGAACAGTTTGCCCTGGGGCTGGAGTCGGTGCATGAATTTACCGAGGTGCCCCAGATTACGCCGATCCCCTGCTGCCCGTCCCACATCGTCGGCAATATGAACCTGCGGGGCGAAATTTTAACCCTGGTGGATATTCGTCGCTTTTTGAACTTGGCCCCTAGTGCCGAACGCAAGCCCGATAAGGCGGTGGTGATGCGCCTAGGGTCCCTAGTGGCGGGGGTGGTGGTGGATGAGGTCTATGACGTGGTCTATGTGCAGCCCACGGAAATTGCCTCGATACCTGCCGCTATCCATTCCAGTGATAACGAATACCTGAAGGGCATTGCTCGGTATCAAGACTCAATGATGAGCCTTTTGGACTTGCCCAAATTGCTGACCCAGGGCGAGCTTGTTGTCAATCAGTCGGGTTAA
- the sipA gene encoding regulatory protein SipA, with protein MAHTFSVGDRVRLLALPPYLKTADPMPMLRPPDLLQVGDEGWVLDRRPGGYWGVRFERGAFLIDSQYLAPTNPHP; from the coding sequence ATGGCCCATACATTTTCTGTGGGGGATCGGGTGCGGCTATTAGCCCTGCCGCCCTACCTTAAAACTGCCGACCCCATGCCCATGCTGCGCCCCCCCGATTTGCTGCAAGTGGGGGATGAAGGTTGGGTGCTAGATCGGCGTCCCGGCGGCTATTGGGGCGTCCGCTTTGAGCGAGGCGCGTTTTTGATCGACAGCCAATACCTCGCGCCCACCAACCCCCATCCCTAG
- a CDS encoding HhoA/HhoB/HtrA family serine endopeptidase, giving the protein MTKPESERSSRPMGAVTKSVALVLLGAGVATVGPEAIATIGSLVQRPAVAFSNQGEAPQVAQRSGSPAPSISNPNLIADIVREVGPSVVRIDASRTVQTGLPPQFQDPMFRQFFGNALPPSEQVQQGVGSGFITTADGQIITNAHVVAGADRVQVTLKDGRSFSGEVMGADTVTDIAVIKIDAQNLPTVRLSNSDQIQPGEWAIAIGNPLGLDSTVTAGIISATGRTSREVGVPDKRVEFIQTDAAINPGNSGGPLLNLNGEVIGVNTAIIRGAQGLGFSIPINTVQRISTQLIETGRAEHAYLGIQMVSLSPEVKDNINNSPNSPFRVEDTEGVLIARVVPNSPAAQAGLRDGDVITAIEGQTVKEGSAVQRVVEQSRVGQALTLTLRRNGQEQTLTVRPGNLPTQR; this is encoded by the coding sequence ATGACCAAACCTGAATCAGAGCGATCTTCTCGCCCCATGGGCGCTGTCACCAAATCTGTGGCGCTGGTGCTTTTGGGAGCTGGAGTGGCCACCGTTGGCCCCGAAGCCATAGCCACGATTGGGTCTCTGGTTCAGCGGCCCGCCGTGGCTTTCTCCAACCAGGGTGAAGCGCCCCAGGTGGCCCAGCGCAGTGGTTCTCCGGCTCCCTCCATATCCAACCCAAACCTGATTGCCGACATTGTGCGGGAAGTGGGGCCGTCGGTGGTTCGCATTGACGCCTCCCGCACGGTGCAAACGGGCTTGCCGCCCCAGTTTCAAGATCCCATGTTCCGCCAGTTCTTTGGCAATGCCCTGCCTCCCTCCGAGCAGGTGCAGCAGGGGGTTGGGTCAGGGTTTATTACCACGGCGGATGGCCAAATTATTACCAATGCCCACGTGGTTGCCGGGGCAGATCGGGTACAGGTAACGCTCAAGGATGGCCGTAGCTTTAGCGGAGAAGTGATGGGGGCCGACACCGTTACCGACATCGCCGTCATCAAGATTGACGCCCAAAACTTGCCTACGGTGCGGCTGAGCAATTCCGACCAAATTCAGCCCGGTGAATGGGCCATCGCCATCGGCAACCCCCTGGGCCTGGATAGCACCGTCACGGCGGGTATCATCAGCGCCACGGGCCGCACCAGCCGCGAGGTGGGCGTTCCCGATAAGCGGGTGGAGTTCATCCAAACCGACGCCGCCATTAACCCCGGCAACTCCGGTGGCCCCCTGCTCAACCTCAACGGTGAGGTGATTGGCGTCAACACCGCCATCATTCGGGGTGCCCAGGGGTTGGGCTTCTCCATCCCCATCAACACGGTGCAGCGGATTAGCACCCAGCTCATCGAAACTGGCCGCGCCGAACACGCCTACCTCGGCATCCAAATGGTGTCCCTTTCCCCCGAGGTGAAGGACAATATCAACAACAGCCCCAACAGCCCCTTCCGGGTGGAAGACACCGAGGGCGTGCTGATTGCGCGGGTGGTGCCCAACTCTCCCGCCGCCCAAGCCGGACTGCGGGATGGGGACGTGATTACCGCCATTGAGGGCCAAACCGTGAAGGAAGGATCTGCTGTGCAGCGCGTGGTTGAGCAATCCCGCGTTGGCCAAGCCCTGACCCTCACCCTGCGCCGCAATGGCCAAGAGCAAACCCTCACCGTTCGCCCCGGCAACCTGCCCACCCAGCGCTAG
- a CDS encoding rhomboid family intramembrane serine protease, producing MTLDDADLQAKLRRLEADLEFTASSPHPDPGSTPTPQRPQPQPAPAERWLDRWRANAVLPLQLLLIPWAQEIIDQVFFGGRWNLPLHPRTLEGIPGVFLSAISHSGFPHLIGNSIGFVIFSWLILAKSRRDYWIVLLLGWLGGGVVSWLLGPTSVHGLSGVVYTLFGYLLFIGWLERRLVPLLISCFVLANYSYFLWGIFPTHPMVAWWGHLFGFLLGILAAYGVYREPHAS from the coding sequence ATGACCTTAGACGATGCCGACCTACAAGCCAAACTGCGCCGCCTCGAAGCCGACCTAGAGTTTACGGCGTCTAGCCCCCACCCAGATCCGGGAAGCACCCCCACCCCTCAGCGGCCTCAGCCTCAGCCTGCCCCCGCCGAGCGTTGGCTAGATCGCTGGCGGGCCAATGCCGTGCTGCCCCTACAACTGTTACTAATTCCCTGGGCGCAGGAAATCATTGACCAAGTATTTTTTGGCGGACGGTGGAACTTGCCCCTGCACCCACGCACCCTAGAGGGCATTCCCGGTGTTTTTCTGTCGGCCATTTCCCACAGCGGCTTTCCCCATCTCATTGGCAACAGCATCGGATTTGTCATCTTTAGCTGGCTGATTTTGGCCAAAAGTCGGCGCGACTACTGGATTGTGCTCTTACTAGGCTGGTTGGGCGGGGGTGTCGTTTCCTGGCTGCTTGGCCCCACCAGCGTCCATGGCCTCAGCGGCGTTGTATACACCCTGTTTGGCTACCTGCTGTTCATTGGCTGGCTAGAGCGTCGCCTCGTGCCGCTCCTGATTTCATGCTTTGTGCTGGCAAACTACAGCTATTTCCTCTGGGGTATCTTTCCGACCCATCCTATGGTGGCCTGGTGGGGGCATCTGTTCGGCTTTTTGCTGGGTATCCTGGCGGCCTATGGCGTCTATCGTGAGCCCCACGCATCCTGA
- a CDS encoding CheR family methyltransferase codes for MDEISTLQQISRLIASHSGIQVRPQDYKTLSEKLWQRTKALGLSSLNGYYQRLVQELGNPAREIQGSLGRGGLSEWQELYAILTINESYFFRDKNQYRLLRENLLPNLIQRKLREADSQGTRPRLRIWSAGCSTGEELYSIAIVLDEMQFSWHQWDVMLIGSDISQSAINHARKGIYSTWSFRQVSADIQKKYFHPRQQFFQISDTLRQQVAFQYGNLLQDPFPNQASRLYEIDLILCRNVFIYLDEQAISQIIQKFHQTMTPDGYLITGHTELYAQDTTQFHLISFPESIVYQKRAQAQSKGHPSPAVSSNVNLLLSTSPASPLGRSSLPRAAQRPTARPAAKAPIDSSPTLPWNSLKSSLDHNLEAALKDAEALLKQEAYTSAIERAKVIFSAHPHCDKAYKIAAHAYANMGNYDQAKQLCQQVLQRQPMNVDIYYLLAQIAEDQNEFEIAKDYLRKITYLDHSFVNAYLDLATIYEREHQPEKTQKMRSYALDLLSKLPPDTVLDIHSGTTAGQWRDHLQKRSEAS; via the coding sequence ATGGATGAGATTTCAACACTCCAACAAATTAGCCGCCTCATCGCCTCCCATTCTGGGATTCAGGTTCGCCCCCAGGACTATAAAACCCTATCGGAAAAGCTGTGGCAGCGGACTAAAGCCCTAGGGCTATCCTCCCTCAACGGCTACTATCAGCGGCTCGTGCAGGAGTTAGGCAATCCAGCTCGAGAAATTCAGGGAAGTTTAGGTCGAGGTGGCCTATCCGAATGGCAAGAACTCTACGCGATCTTAACCATTAACGAAAGCTATTTCTTTCGGGATAAAAATCAATATCGACTACTCAGGGAAAATCTGCTGCCCAACCTGATTCAGCGCAAACTCAGGGAAGCTGACAGCCAGGGAACTCGTCCTCGCCTAAGAATTTGGAGTGCTGGCTGTTCCACCGGAGAAGAGCTCTATTCCATTGCCATTGTGCTTGACGAAATGCAGTTTTCTTGGCACCAGTGGGACGTGATGTTAATCGGCTCAGATATTAGCCAGTCGGCCATCAACCATGCCCGCAAAGGAATTTATAGCACCTGGTCTTTTCGCCAAGTTTCCGCCGACATTCAGAAAAAGTATTTTCATCCTCGCCAACAGTTCTTTCAAATTAGTGATACGCTGCGACAACAGGTAGCCTTTCAGTATGGCAATTTGCTGCAAGATCCTTTCCCAAATCAGGCCAGCCGCCTCTATGAAATTGACCTTATCCTCTGTCGCAATGTTTTCATCTATCTAGATGAGCAGGCCATTAGTCAGATTATTCAAAAATTCCATCAAACGATGACGCCCGACGGCTATCTCATCACCGGACATACCGAACTCTACGCCCAGGATACAACGCAGTTTCATCTGATTAGCTTCCCAGAATCCATTGTGTACCAGAAACGCGCCCAGGCCCAATCCAAAGGACATCCTTCTCCAGCGGTTTCCAGCAATGTCAACTTGCTGCTCTCCACTTCCCCGGCCAGCCCTCTGGGGCGGTCTTCTCTCCCCCGTGCAGCCCAGCGCCCTACGGCTCGTCCAGCCGCTAAAGCGCCGATAGATTCATCCCCAACTCTCCCCTGGAATTCGCTCAAGTCGAGCCTTGACCATAATTTAGAGGCGGCTCTGAAAGACGCGGAAGCCCTGCTTAAGCAAGAAGCTTATACCAGCGCCATTGAGCGGGCCAAGGTTATTTTTAGCGCCCATCCCCACTGCGATAAAGCCTACAAAATTGCAGCCCATGCCTACGCTAACATGGGCAACTATGACCAGGCTAAACAACTGTGTCAACAGGTACTCCAGCGCCAGCCCATGAATGTAGACATTTACTACTTACTGGCCCAAATTGCCGAAGACCAAAATGAATTTGAAATTGCTAAAGACTATCTACGAAAAATCACCTATCTCGACCATAGCTTTGTCAATGCCTATCTCGACTTAGCCACGATTTATGAGCGGGAGCATCAGCCTGAAAAAACGCAGAAAATGCGTAGCTATGCCCTCGACCTACTCTCTAAACTTCCCCCAGATACCGTCCTAGACATCCACAGTGGCACAACGGCTGGTCAATGGCGAGATCACTTACAAAAGCGATCTGAGGCATCCTAA
- a CDS encoding pentapeptide repeat-containing protein gives MANTEHLSILDQGVEAWNTWRAENPDVRPDFQGADLAKRNLPGIDFRHANFYEANLRESVFTHANFESSTLYRCDLCMADLTGANLSMVDFYKTNLYTANLTDANLRYSHFYKADMQETLLASADLGESNFYEVDMREAIMHSANLVRTTFYYSNLCNADLARANLSSASLMGANMSKANLHRASCVGTNLFRATLQGTDLSEADLREAVLRLADLSHASLENANLFRANLSEACLDFAQLAGANFKKTNLWHVNLGQLILTNPAHDRDAITFDSSDLN, from the coding sequence ATGGCTAACACAGAGCATTTAAGCATTCTGGATCAGGGGGTTGAAGCCTGGAATACCTGGCGGGCCGAAAACCCTGATGTGCGGCCAGACTTCCAGGGGGCCGACTTGGCCAAGCGCAACCTCCCCGGCATTGACTTCCGCCACGCGAACTTCTACGAAGCCAACCTGCGGGAGAGCGTCTTCACCCACGCCAACTTCGAGTCCTCCACCCTCTACCGCTGCGACCTCTGCATGGCCGACCTAACGGGGGCCAACCTCAGCATGGTGGACTTCTACAAAACCAACCTCTACACCGCCAACCTCACCGATGCCAACCTGCGCTACTCCCACTTCTATAAGGCGGATATGCAGGAAACCCTACTGGCCTCAGCCGACTTAGGGGAGTCTAACTTCTACGAGGTGGATATGCGGGAAGCCATCATGCACTCCGCTAACCTGGTGAGAACCACCTTCTACTACTCCAACCTCTGCAACGCCGACTTGGCCAGGGCCAACCTCAGCAGCGCCAGCCTGATGGGGGCCAATATGTCTAAAGCCAACCTGCACCGGGCCAGTTGTGTGGGCACCAACCTGTTCCGGGCCACCCTCCAGGGTACCGACCTCAGCGAAGCCGACCTGCGGGAAGCGGTGCTGCGCCTCGCCGACCTCAGCCATGCCTCTTTGGAAAATGCCAACCTGTTCCGGGCCAACCTATCCGAGGCTTGCCTAGACTTTGCCCAACTGGCAGGGGCCAACTTCAAAAAAACCAACCTCTGGCACGTCAACCTGGGGCAGCTCATCCTCACCAACCCCGCCCACGACCGCGACGCCATCACCTTTGATTCTAGCGACCTGAACTAA
- a CDS encoding methyl-accepting chemotaxis protein, with product MEGRKTWRLRHWIILGYSIPVAALIISATVTVVNINELTRISKELERSSLVKDKVSDLQLAIQTVSRTTRGYLLERNETSLQNYRAAIEKYKTTVELIRDLIVNQQQIQNLTNTDAFIQQYFQTTDNLIRIVDSGDTARAIETWKTDNGRTLSNDAITLLTSMEALEDEIVAADQLAQQEALQRLRFTLVVAALSSVILSIMIGTWIIMKASRMMDQAAGEIASSASEIAASVEQQERTSSQQAASVSETTTTMDELGASSRQSSEQAEAAASGAQQALKLAEGGTRAVERSLDGMNTLREKVDAIADQILRLSEQTSQIGGISGLVSDLANQTNMLALNAAVEAVRAGEHGKGFAVVSGEIRKLADQSKKSAEKINALVADIQTAINSTVMVTDEGTKTVEEGVKIAEETSDAFAGVADAVNNVVLNSQQISLNVKQQAVAIQQVVSAMNSLNTGAQETANGISQIKIGTHQLNESALLLKTAI from the coding sequence ATGGAAGGCCGCAAAACTTGGAGACTTCGTCATTGGATTATTTTGGGCTATTCCATTCCGGTGGCTGCCCTAATCATTTCTGCAACCGTTACGGTTGTCAACATTAATGAACTCACGCGGATTTCCAAGGAACTGGAACGATCTTCCCTCGTCAAGGATAAGGTTTCTGACCTTCAACTGGCCATTCAAACCGTATCGAGAACGACCCGTGGCTATCTCCTAGAAAGGAATGAAACCTCGCTGCAAAACTATCGAGCCGCCATAGAAAAGTATAAAACCACCGTTGAGCTAATCCGAGATCTCATTGTCAACCAGCAGCAAATTCAAAACCTAACGAATACCGATGCGTTCATTCAGCAGTATTTCCAAACCACAGACAATTTGATCCGAATTGTTGATTCTGGGGATACAGCCCGTGCCATTGAAACTTGGAAAACTGATAATGGCCGAACGCTATCGAACGATGCCATCACTCTCTTAACAAGCATGGAAGCTTTGGAAGATGAAATTGTAGCGGCAGATCAACTAGCCCAGCAGGAAGCGCTTCAGCGGCTTCGGTTTACTCTGGTGGTCGCGGCCCTGTCTTCCGTCATTCTGTCGATTATGATTGGCACCTGGATCATCATGAAAGCTTCGCGGATGATGGATCAGGCGGCGGGGGAAATTGCCAGTTCTGCCAGCGAAATCGCCGCCAGTGTGGAGCAGCAAGAACGCACCAGCAGCCAGCAGGCCGCCAGCGTTAGTGAAACCACCACCACCATGGATGAACTGGGAGCCTCCTCCCGGCAGTCATCGGAACAGGCCGAAGCGGCGGCATCGGGGGCACAGCAGGCGCTCAAACTGGCGGAGGGCGGCACCCGCGCTGTGGAACGCAGCCTAGACGGTATGAACACCCTGCGGGAAAAGGTAGACGCCATTGCCGACCAAATTCTGCGGTTGAGCGAACAAACCAGCCAAATTGGCGGCATTTCTGGCCTAGTGAGTGACCTAGCTAACCAAACCAATATGCTAGCCCTGAATGCAGCGGTGGAAGCCGTTCGGGCGGGGGAACACGGCAAGGGCTTTGCGGTGGTGTCCGGCGAAATTCGCAAACTGGCCGATCAAAGCAAGAAATCCGCCGAGAAAATCAATGCCCTCGTCGCCGATATTCAAACCGCCATTAACTCTACGGTGATGGTGACGGACGAAGGGACTAAGACTGTAGAAGAAGGGGTGAAAATCGCCGAAGAAACCTCCGATGCCTTCGCTGGAGTGGCCGATGCCGTGAACAATGTGGTGCTGAATAGTCAGCAAATTTCCCTCAACGTGAAACAGCAGGCGGTGGCCATTCAACAGGTGGTTAGCGCCATGAACAGCCTGAATACGGGTGCCCAGGAAACCGCAAACGGCATCAGCCAAATTAAGATTGGCACCCATCAACTGAATGAAAGTGCCCTACTACTCAAGACCGCTATTTAA